CGTCTAATTCTTTAACAAGGCTGGCGAGGTTAGTATTTTCTTTTTCTTCGGCAACGAATCCCCAATTACCGACTTTGGGTTGATCTTCTTGGGGTAAGAGAGCTAAGGCATATTCTCCTTTGATGCTTGGGAAAATTTCTTCTTCAAGAGAAATTCCTAAGCGTTCTTGTAAGCTGTCTTCGAGTTGAGCAATTACGGTTTCAGTGGGCCCATCAACGGCTAATTCTTTTAAGCTTTTCCACAGTTGATCTAAATCAACACCGGCTGCGGTTAAAACGGTACTACTGGGAAGATAGTTGAGGGCGTTAACAGGTTGGGATAAGGCAGGATTACGGTTTTCTTCTTCCCCTACCCCTAAAAGAGCCGTTTGAGCTTTCAAACCATCAGGAGTTACCCCAAATCCAGCAGTGAGTGTGGGTTGGTTATCTTGTAACGGAAGTGCAGGTTGATTGGCGATCCAAGCAGCCACTGCAGGTAAATTTAAGTAAAGTTGACCAATGCGAGGATTAGTAATAGTTTTTTGCGCCTTTTGATAAGGAACTGCCTCTTCTAGGCTTAAACTGGGAACTTGAATATTATTAAGAGCCTCTCTTAAAACTTTCGGGTGATTAGCAAATAACACATGATCTCCCACCACTGCACTAGCTAACGCGCCACTTTCCGGATCAGGTTTATTTTGTAAGGGGCGACGGTAAGTAATATTAACCCCCTTATAACGTTCAAATACTAAGTCTGTATTCGGGGAAACCGCTTGACGGGAATAATAGCCTTGTAAAAATTCTTTTGCTAATTCTTGATCTTCGGTGGAAGCCACAAGAAGATAACCCGGTTGTGCACCATTAGCGCGATCGCGATCAAAATCTAAGGAAGTGACGGCTAAGGTGATTTCCTCTCCTAACCAAGGCTTAATATCTTGGTCATAATCTAATTGACGACTGGCTAGGAATTGGGCTTTAATGCGGTCTAACTCTTGCCGAGAGCGCGATCGAATTTTTAATGGCGCTCGCAATTGACGATAGGCTTCCAAACGATCCACATCCACCACCATCGAAGCCATAACCGGGGCTTGTTTAGACACAAATTGAGCCGCAGTTGGCGATTTAACAACTCCTCCACCTTCTAACGCGAGAGGGCTTTCCTGAAGTAACCAAGTTAAACTTACGCCAAAGCCAGCAAGGAAGATAAGAGAAATAGTAATTATAGAAATTAAAAAAGAGCGAAACTTCATTATGTATGATTTTTCAATGATGAGCGACTTCTCTACCTACCATTATTTCAGGAATAGCACCTTCGGTAAACTTCCGCACCTACATCAAGATTCACTTTCCGATTGATGATCAAGATTCAATTGAAGTTCACTTAGCTTTGTCGCTAGGGTTTGACTTTGTTCAGTTTGAAATTGAACCAGACTCTCTAGGAGTTGAGTCACTTGTTTAAGATATCGTTGTAATTCCTCAACCTGTTCTGTAGTAGAGAACTTTTGATTGATTTCCGATTCTAAGCGCGATCGCGCTTCCTCTAATTCTTGCTGTTTTTGTTCAAGATGTTCTTGCTTCTCTACAATTGTCTCTACTTGATTGAGAATAGAGGTTTTTGCTTTTAGAGAATCAGTATCTTGAATTTGCTGCTGTTTAAAACTTTGCAGAGACTGTTCAATCTCTTCCGCTTTTTGCTTCACTTGCCAAAGCAGAATTTGTTGATTTTCTTGTTCACTTTGAGTGCTTTGGATTAAACTTTCTAAATGGCTAAGTTGATGATGTTGAGAGCGTTGATCTTTTCGGCGATTGAATTTATTAACAACCAGCGCGATCGCGATCGGAACTAATCCCCAGGCTATGTGCTGAGTGCTAACTGCAATAATTGTCCCCGCAATCAGGACAATCAGTAAAACATTTTCTCCCTGCTCTCTTATCAACTTTTTTTTAGAACCTATTGAAGCTTTCATGACCAAATTTGCTTAGCAGCATAGTTAGTTAAACTCTTCATATTCAGGCTCTTTTTCCTTCTCCTTCTCTTTACTTTTTTCCTTCTCAGGCAGATTGACTTTTGGCGGAACATAACTATCGTCCTCATCTTTCCAAACGTCTTCTTCCATATCATCCTCCTCTTCAAAAGAGGTTAAAGGTTCGGGTTCATAAGAAGCCTCTTCATCTCCCCAGTTATCCTCTTCTAGCACAGCTTCTTGATAGCGAATAGACTCTTCCTCACGACGAGGGAGAGGTTCAGGTTCTTCCCACTCTTCCTCTGTCCATGCTTCTTCATAAACTGGCTCACGAATAGGTTCGCGAGTTTCTCGGCGTTCTTCTCGCATTGGGGGGCGTTCTTCACGTTCTGGTTCACGTTCAGGTAAACCCGTTCCTAACTGATTCTCGGGACGCGCAGTAGGAGGCGTATAATATAAGTCGTCGTCGTCTTTTTCCCAGGGGGCTCTGCCAATGCCTAATCTTTCTAAAATTCCGACAGTCAGTTGGGTAAGACGTTCTTCTGCGCCCTCAAACACAATAATTCGATTGGGACCACTGCTAACAATTTCTTCAATGGGAAGTTCATAGGTACTCAGAACCTGATCAGGAATTTGTGGATATCCCCAAGAAGCAATAATTAAAGAGGAAACTTTACCATCCTCCATATTAAATTGAAAATCACGCACCCGCCCCAACATTTCTCCGTCTTCAGTAATCACCTCACAATTGATCAAAGCGCTGAGGGCTTCAATTTCAACATCCTCAATAACTTCTTCATTTTCTACGAGAATAACATCACCACTTTGAGTAATATCTTCTAAATACATATAGCGTGGCATACCTGCCACAGATATCAAGTTATCGCGTAACCCTAGCGCGACCACCTCACGGCGGTCAATATCCACTAACATTTCTTTAACCACCCCGAGACGCTTGCCACTATTACGGGTGATAACTTGGGTATTAATAACTTCAGAGCGTAAACGATTGAATTCACTTGTCATTGTTTTGTTCTGCTAATCCTTGATCTCGCAGCTTATTTTAATAATTCAGTTAGTCTTAGATTGATTAGAGGAGCGGGTTAACTCCATCTTGATATCCTATCTTATCGTACACAAAAGTAAGGAGAGAAAATCCCTGTCCTATCTCCAATTGAGATGGACAGGTTAAGGCAGTTTCCTCTTTAATATTCGGGGACAGAAGAATCAACTTCTTGACTCCAAGCGCGAATTCCCCCTTTCAAGTTTGTACCTTCAATACCCGCTTCTTTTAGCATTCGTAGGGCTTTTGCTGAACGTCCCCCCATTTTGCAGTGGGCAATTAGGCGATGACCATTCATTAACTCTTTAACTTTTTCGACACCGTTTCCTTCTTCAATTTCAGGAAGGGGAATTAAAGTAGCCCCTGGAATTTTAGCAATTTCGTATTCATTGGGGTTACGAACATCAATGAGAACATAATCCTTTGCCCCTTGATCCATGAGTTGCTTTAACTCCTGCACTGTCATTTCAGGAACATCTGTTTCTTCTTCCTGCATTTGTGGAATGCCACAGAACTGTTCATAGTCAATCAGTTCTTTAATTTCAGGACGTTCTGGGTTACGACGCAGTTTTAATTCCCGAAAGCTCATGGTCTGAGCATTATAAAGCAATAAACGCCCACTGAGGGTAGTATCCATGCCCAGAATTACTTTAATTGTTTCTGTAGCCTGAATTGATCCAATTACACCACATAAAACGCCTAAAACGCCACCTTCCGCGCAGGAGGGAACCATTCCGGGTGGCGGGGGTTCAGGAAAGACATCACGATAGTTGGGCCCTTCTTGATAATTAAAAACGCTAGCTTGCCCTTCAAAACGGAAAATTGATCCATAAACATTGGGTTTCCCTAACAAGACACAAGCATCATTAACCAGATAGCGTGTTGGGAAATTATCAGTTCCATCTACCACCACATCGTAGGGTTTCAGGATATCAAGGGCATTTTCGGAAGTAATACGAGTATTATGAAGGTCAACTTGACAAAAAGGATTAATGTCAAGAATCCGTTGTTTGGCTGATTCTAGTTTCGGTTTTCCTACTTGGGCTGTTCCGTGGATCACTTGACGTTGCAGGTTAGAACTATCTACCACGTCAAAATCGACAATTCCAATACGCCCCACACCAGCAGCGGCTAAGTATAATAAGAGAGGAGAACCAAGTCCACCAGTGCCAATACAAGCGACGCTGGCAGCTTTGAGGCGCTTTTGCCCTTCTAATCCTACTTCTGGCAGGATAATATGACGGGAGTAGCGTTCGTATTCGTCTTTATTGAGTTCGATTTCTTCTAGATTTGGATTAAGCATAACTGTCTCACGTCTGTGAGGATAATGTGCTGATTGGTTATTTACTATTTTGCTACGGGAAATGAGAAGCGACGATTCAATTAATAAGTAGCGTCACCCTGAAATAACGGTGCAACCCTCTAGGGTAAGTGTTGATGTTCAATTATGGCAACCTTCTGTTACAATTATTTTTTCTTCTTGGAATTGTTGTTGATCATCTA
This window of the Euhalothece natronophila Z-M001 genome carries:
- a CDS encoding DUF3352 domain-containing protein: MKFRSFLISIITISLIFLAGFGVSLTWLLQESPLALEGGGVVKSPTAAQFVSKQAPVMASMVVDVDRLEAYRQLRAPLKIRSRSRQELDRIKAQFLASRQLDYDQDIKPWLGEEITLAVTSLDFDRDRANGAQPGYLLVASTEDQELAKEFLQGYYSRQAVSPNTDLVFERYKGVNITYRRPLQNKPDPESGALASAVVGDHVLFANHPKVLREALNNIQVPSLSLEEAVPYQKAQKTITNPRIGQLYLNLPAVAAWIANQPALPLQDNQPTLTAGFGVTPDGLKAQTALLGVGEEENRNPALSQPVNALNYLPSSTVLTAAGVDLDQLWKSLKELAVDGPTETVIAQLEDSLQERLGISLEEEIFPSIKGEYALALLPQEDQPKVGNWGFVAEEKENTNLASLVKELDEKAKASGYSVGNLEFAEHKLTAWTVIKPVSNVALNPKKTPIEFNAEVKGIHGHVDDYEIFGTSVETIAQAITKGEDALINSEKFQSAIAPLPPENDGYFYLDWENSQTLLKEELPLLRVVELAGKPLFDHLRILTLASEGTDAGVRKATLFLQLTSRN
- a CDS encoding PRC-barrel domain-containing protein, translated to MTSEFNRLRSEVINTQVITRNSGKRLGVVKEMLVDIDRREVVALGLRDNLISVAGMPRYMYLEDITQSGDVILVENEEVIEDVEIEALSALINCEVITEDGEMLGRVRDFQFNMEDGKVSSLIIASWGYPQIPDQVLSTYELPIEEIVSSGPNRIIVFEGAEERLTQLTVGILERLGIGRAPWEKDDDDLYYTPPTARPENQLGTGLPEREPEREERPPMREERRETREPIREPVYEEAWTEEEWEEPEPLPRREEESIRYQEAVLEEDNWGDEEASYEPEPLTSFEEEDDMEEDVWKDEDDSYVPPKVNLPEKEKSKEKEKEKEPEYEEFN
- the moeB gene encoding molybdopterin-synthase adenylyltransferase MoeB; the protein is MLNPNLEEIELNKDEYERYSRHIILPEVGLEGQKRLKAASVACIGTGGLGSPLLLYLAAAGVGRIGIVDFDVVDSSNLQRQVIHGTAQVGKPKLESAKQRILDINPFCQVDLHNTRITSENALDILKPYDVVVDGTDNFPTRYLVNDACVLLGKPNVYGSIFRFEGQASVFNYQEGPNYRDVFPEPPPPGMVPSCAEGGVLGVLCGVIGSIQATETIKVILGMDTTLSGRLLLYNAQTMSFRELKLRRNPERPEIKELIDYEQFCGIPQMQEEETDVPEMTVQELKQLMDQGAKDYVLIDVRNPNEYEIAKIPGATLIPLPEIEEGNGVEKVKELMNGHRLIAHCKMGGRSAKALRMLKEAGIEGTNLKGGIRAWSQEVDSSVPEY